A stretch of Tripterygium wilfordii isolate XIE 37 chromosome 11, ASM1340144v1, whole genome shotgun sequence DNA encodes these proteins:
- the LOC120009458 gene encoding 24-methylenesterol C-methyltransferase 2 — translation MDSLVLFCTGALIAGGLFWFVCVLGPAEQKGKRAVDLSGGSISAENVQDNYKQYWSFFRRPKEIEKAEKVPDFVDTFYNLVTDIYEWGWGQSFHFSPSIPGKSHGEATRLHEQMAVDLIDVKPGERIIDVGCGVGGPMRAIAAHSRAKVVGITINEYQVNRARLHNKKAGLDSLCEVVCGNFLQMDFPDNSFDGAYSIEATCHAPKLEEVYAEVFRVLKPGSLYVSYEWVTTEKFKASDAEHVEIIQGIERGDALPGLRSYSDIAATAKKVGFEVVKEKDLAKPPANPWWSRLKMGRIAYWRNHILVSILAAIGIAPKGTVDVHEMLFHTADYLTRGGETGIFSPMHMVLLRKPESPETASS, via the coding sequence ATGGATTCTCTGGTTCTGTTCTGTACTGGGGCTCTCATAGCCGGTGGTCTGTTTTGGTTCGTATGTGTTCTCGGTCCCGCCGAACAGAAAGGCAAGCGCGCTGTCGATCTCTCCGGTGGTTCGATCTCAGCGGAGAATGTACAAGACAACTACAAGCAGTACTGGTCCTTCTTCCGCCGCCCAAAAGAGATCGAGAAAGCGGAGAAGGTACCGGACTTCGTCGACACGTTTTACAATTTAGTCACTGACATTTACGAGTGGGGATGGGGTCAGTCCTTCCACTTCTCCCCCTCCATCCCAGGCAAATCTCATGGGGAAGCCACGCGCCTCCACGAGCAGATGGCGGTCGATCTCATCGATGTGAAGCCCGGAGAACGAATCATTGATGTCGGATGCGGAGTCGGAGGTCCGATGCGGGCAATCGCTGCCCATTCACGCGCGAAAGTGGTGGGAATCACCATTAACGAGTACCAGGTGAACCGTGCCCGATTGCACAACAAGAAGGCGGGGTTAGATTCTCTCTGCGAGGTTGTTTGTGGAAATTTCCTCCAAATGGATTTCCCCGACAACAGCTTCGACGGCGCGTACTCGATCGAAGCGACCTGTCACGCGCCGAAGCTGGAGGAAGTGTATGCGGAGGTGTTTAGGGTTTTGAAGCCCGGATCTCTCTACGTCTCATACGAATGGGTCACAACCGAAAAATTCAAAGCTAGTGACGCAGAACACGTGGAGATCATTCAGGGAATCGAGAGAGGAGACGCTTTACCGGGGCTCAGAAGCTACTCCGACATCGCAGCGACGGCGAAGAAGGTCGGATTTGAGGTGGTGAAGGAGAAGGATCTGGCGAAACCACCAGCGAATCCGTGGTGGTCCCGGTTGAAGATGGGCCGGATCGCGTACTGGAGGAACCACATCCTGGTTTCAATCTTAGCCGCTATTGGAATTGCTCCAAAGGGGACCGTTGATGTCCACGAGATGCTTTTCCACACCGCTGATTATCTGACCCGCGGTGGCGAGACCGGGATTTTCAGTCCGATGCATATGGTGCTTCTCAGAAAACCGGAGTCCCCCGAAACCGCTTCGTCTTAA